A genomic window from Leptolyngbya sp. BL0902 includes:
- a CDS encoding TetR/AcrR family transcriptional regulator, translating into MVPFFKTATETDTETKILQAALKLFAQRGYSGTTTRDLAQAAGVAEGTLFRHFENKKAILVAVASQGWVEILTDLLTELSEMASYKAIGQVMQRRMLNLQRNSALMRVCFMEAQFHPELREQIQTEVIGKMIDVAEAFFQTAMDRGVYRPMNARMVARVFLGMFTVAGFSQETLGDTAGSAQSMKELAECLTDIFLNGVLASA; encoded by the coding sequence ATGGTGCCGTTTTTTAAAACCGCGACCGAAACTGACACCGAAACAAAGATTCTCCAGGCGGCACTCAAGCTCTTTGCCCAGCGGGGTTATAGCGGCACCACCACCCGCGATTTAGCCCAGGCGGCAGGGGTGGCGGAGGGTACCCTGTTTCGGCACTTTGAAAATAAAAAAGCCATCCTCGTCGCCGTGGCCAGTCAGGGCTGGGTGGAGATTTTGACGGACTTGCTCACCGAACTCAGCGAAATGGCCAGCTACAAAGCCATTGGCCAGGTCATGCAGCGGCGGATGCTGAATCTTCAGCGCAATTCGGCCCTGATGCGGGTGTGCTTTATGGAGGCCCAGTTTCATCCCGAACTGCGGGAGCAAATCCAGACCGAGGTGATCGGCAAAATGATCGACGTGGCCGAAGCCTTCTTCCAAACGGCCATGGATCGCGGCGTCTATCGCCCCATGAATGCCCGCATGGTGGCCCGCGTGTTTTTGGGGATGTTTACCGTGGCGGGGTTCAGCCAAGAGACCCTAGGAGATACGGCAGGCTCAGCCCAATCCATGAAGGAACTGGCGGAATGCCTGACCGATATTTTTCTCAACGGCGTGTTGGCATCAGCCTAG
- the glpX gene encoding class II fructose-bisphosphatase, with amino-acid sequence MESTLGLEIIEVVEQAAVASARWMGKGEKNIADQVAVEAMRERMNKIHMRGRIVIGEGERDDAPMLYIGEEVGICTQPDAKAYCNPDELVEIDIAVDPCEGTNLVAYGQNGSMAVLAISEKGGLFAAPDFYMKKLAAPPQAKGHVDINKSATENLKILAECLDRAIDELVVVVMKRDRHNDLIKEIRDAGARVKLIADGDVGAAISCAFSGTNTHALMGIGAAPEGVISAAAMRCLGGHFQGQLIYDPEVVKTGLIGESKEANIARLNEMGITDIDKVYDAEELASGETVLFAATGITSGELMNGVRFFHGGARTQSLIISSQSKTARFVDTIHMFEAPKTLQIR; translated from the coding sequence GTGGAAAGTACCCTCGGTCTTGAGATTATTGAGGTGGTCGAACAGGCGGCGGTCGCCTCGGCCCGTTGGATGGGCAAAGGCGAAAAAAATATTGCTGACCAAGTGGCCGTAGAAGCCATGCGGGAGCGCATGAACAAAATCCACATGCGCGGCCGCATTGTGATTGGTGAGGGTGAACGGGACGATGCCCCCATGCTCTACATCGGTGAAGAAGTGGGGATTTGCACCCAGCCCGATGCCAAAGCCTACTGCAACCCCGACGAACTGGTGGAAATCGACATCGCCGTTGATCCCTGTGAAGGCACCAACCTGGTGGCCTACGGTCAAAACGGCTCCATGGCGGTGCTGGCCATCTCCGAGAAGGGTGGTCTATTTGCTGCCCCCGACTTCTACATGAAGAAGCTGGCCGCTCCTCCCCAAGCCAAGGGCCATGTAGATATCAACAAGTCCGCCACCGAGAACCTGAAAATCCTGGCCGAGTGCCTCGACCGGGCCATCGACGAACTGGTGGTGGTGGTGATGAAACGGGATCGCCACAACGACCTGATTAAAGAAATCCGCGATGCCGGGGCTCGCGTGAAGCTGATCGCCGACGGTGACGTCGGTGCGGCCATCTCCTGCGCCTTCTCCGGTACCAATACCCACGCTCTGATGGGGATTGGGGCCGCTCCCGAAGGGGTGATTAGCGCCGCCGCCATGCGCTGCCTGGGGGGCCACTTCCAGGGTCAGCTGATCTACGATCCTGAAGTGGTGAAGACTGGCCTGATTGGCGAAAGCAAGGAAGCCAACATCGCCCGCCTCAACGAAATGGGCATCACCGACATCGACAAAGTCTACGACGCTGAAGAACTGGCCTCCGGCGAAACCGTGCTGTTTGCCGCCACGGGGATCACCTCCGGCGAACTGATGAACGGCGTGCGCTTCTTCCACGGCGGTGCCCGGACTCAGTCCCTGATCATCTCCAGCCAGTCTAAGACTGCCCGCTTCGTGGACACCATCCACATGTTTGAGGCTCCCAAGACCCTGCAAATCCGCTAG
- a CDS encoding glucose-1-phosphate adenylyltransferase, with product MKSVLAIILGGGAGTRLYPLTKFRAKPAVPLAGKYRLIDIPVSNCINSEIHKIYVLTQFNSASLNRHIGRTYQFSNLTDGFVEVLAAQQTPESPSWFQGTADAVRKYLWLLDTWNVDDFLILSGDHLYRMDYSLFVERHRATNADITLSVVPMGYKQASEFGLMKIDGTGRVVDFSEKPKGEALDRMKVDTTVLGLTPDQAQEQPFIASMGIYVFKKQVLIDLLRKGVDHTDFGKEIIPASARDHNVQAYLFDGYWEDIGTIEAFYDANLALTMQPQPPFSFYHEDAPIYTRSRYLPPNKLLDCHITESSITEGCILKNCRIHHSVIGLRQRINANCTIEDSLLMGADYYEPLSESSQHLTRGKVPIGVGEGSVIRRAIIDKNARIGRNVQIVNKENVQEAEREDLGFYIRSGIVVVLKNATIPDGMII from the coding sequence GTGAAATCAGTATTGGCGATTATTTTGGGTGGGGGTGCCGGCACCCGGTTATATCCATTAACCAAGTTTCGGGCCAAGCCAGCGGTTCCTCTAGCCGGGAAGTATCGCCTCATTGACATCCCGGTGAGCAACTGCATCAACTCCGAAATTCATAAAATCTACGTTCTCACTCAGTTCAACTCTGCGTCGCTCAATCGCCACATTGGCCGTACCTATCAGTTTTCTAACCTGACCGACGGCTTTGTGGAGGTACTGGCAGCCCAGCAAACCCCCGAAAGCCCCAGTTGGTTCCAGGGCACGGCGGATGCGGTACGGAAATACCTCTGGCTGCTGGATACCTGGAATGTGGATGATTTCCTGATTTTGTCTGGGGATCACCTCTACCGCATGGACTACAGCCTGTTTGTAGAGCGTCACCGGGCAACCAACGCTGACATCACCCTCTCCGTGGTGCCCATGGGCTATAAACAAGCCTCAGAATTTGGCCTGATGAAAATTGACGGCACCGGGCGCGTGGTGGACTTTAGCGAAAAACCCAAGGGCGAAGCGCTCGACCGCATGAAGGTAGATACCACGGTGCTGGGCCTCACCCCAGATCAAGCCCAGGAGCAGCCCTTCATCGCCTCCATGGGGATCTACGTTTTCAAAAAGCAAGTCCTGATTGACCTGCTGCGGAAGGGCGTTGACCACACGGACTTTGGCAAAGAAATCATTCCCGCCTCCGCCCGCGATCACAACGTTCAAGCCTACCTATTCGATGGCTACTGGGAAGACATCGGAACGATTGAAGCGTTCTACGACGCCAACCTAGCGCTGACGATGCAGCCCCAGCCGCCCTTCAGCTTCTACCACGAAGACGCCCCCATCTATACCCGCTCGCGCTACCTGCCCCCCAACAAGCTGCTCGACTGCCACATCACCGAGTCCAGCATCACCGAGGGCTGTATCCTCAAAAATTGCCGCATTCACCACTCCGTGATTGGTCTGCGTCAGCGCATCAACGCAAACTGCACCATCGAAGACTCGCTGCTGATGGGGGCCGACTACTACGAACCCCTCTCCGAGAGCAGCCAACACCTAACACGGGGCAAGGTGCCCATCGGGGTGGGCGAAGGGTCAGTCATTCGCCGCGCCATTATCGACAAAAACGCCCGCATTGGCCGCAATGTGCAGATCGTCAACAAAGAAAACGTCCAAGAAGCGGAACGGGAAGACCTCGGCTTCTATATCCGAAGCGGCATTGTGGTAGTGCTGAAAAATGCCACCATCCCCGACGGCATGATTATCTAG
- a CDS encoding glutamyl-tRNA reductase codes for MNIAVIGLSHKTAPVQIREKLSIPTAQTGDAIAHLTHCPHIDEVSILSTCNRLEIHIVTEETEQGIREVTQFLSEHSGLPLPELRQHLFILLHQDAVNHLMRVAAGLDSLVLGEGQILAQVKHAHQLAQQHKSLGRVLDRLLKQSLTAGKRVRSETSIGTGAVSISSAAVELAKLKVPNLDTCKISILGAGKMARLLVQHLNAKESCPITILNRTINRADELAKQFPEANIQTGTLDAMLETVQNSDVVFTCTSATEPILHRENLEPILDGNRTLMVFDISVPLNVHANVNELPNVHAFNVDDLKAVVAQNQASRRRMAMEAQVLLDEEVEGFMDWWRSLDTVGTISSLRNKVESIREQELEKALSRLGSEFAEKHQEVIEALTRGIVNKILHDPMVQLRAQRDIEARKRAMQTLHVLFDLEPASSQKYS; via the coding sequence ATGAATATCGCCGTAATTGGTCTGAGCCATAAAACCGCCCCCGTTCAAATTCGTGAAAAACTCAGCATTCCCACGGCTCAGACGGGAGACGCGATTGCCCATCTCACCCACTGTCCTCACATTGACGAAGTTTCTATCCTCAGCACCTGCAACCGTCTCGAAATTCACATCGTCACCGAGGAGACTGAGCAGGGCATCCGGGAAGTAACTCAGTTCCTCTCAGAGCACAGCGGCCTGCCCCTGCCGGAACTGCGCCAGCATTTGTTCATCCTGCTGCACCAAGACGCCGTGAATCATCTGATGCGGGTGGCGGCGGGGCTAGATAGCCTCGTCCTTGGCGAAGGCCAAATCCTTGCCCAAGTAAAGCACGCTCACCAACTGGCCCAGCAGCACAAGAGCCTAGGCCGGGTGCTGGATCGCCTGCTGAAGCAATCCCTCACCGCCGGAAAGCGCGTCCGCAGCGAAACCAGCATCGGCACCGGGGCCGTGTCCATCAGCTCAGCGGCGGTGGAACTGGCCAAACTGAAGGTACCCAACCTAGACACCTGCAAGATCAGCATCCTCGGTGCCGGGAAAATGGCCCGTCTGCTGGTGCAGCACCTCAACGCCAAGGAATCTTGCCCCATCACCATCCTCAACCGCACCATCAATCGGGCGGATGAACTGGCCAAGCAGTTCCCAGAGGCCAACATCCAAACGGGCACCCTCGACGCCATGCTGGAGACCGTGCAGAACTCAGACGTGGTGTTCACCTGCACCTCCGCCACCGAGCCCATTCTGCACCGGGAAAACCTGGAGCCGATTCTGGACGGCAACCGTACCCTGATGGTGTTTGATATTTCCGTGCCCCTGAACGTCCACGCCAACGTCAACGAGCTGCCCAACGTCCACGCCTTCAATGTGGACGACCTGAAGGCCGTGGTCGCCCAAAACCAAGCCAGCCGCCGCCGCATGGCCATGGAAGCCCAGGTGCTCTTGGATGAAGAGGTAGAAGGTTTCATGGACTGGTGGCGTTCCCTCGACACTGTGGGCACCATCAGCAGCCTTCGCAACAAGGTCGAGTCTATCCGCGAACAGGAACTGGAAAAAGCCCTCTCCCGTCTGGGCAGCGAGTTTGCCGAAAAGCACCAAGAGGTCATTGAAGCCCTCACCCGTGGCATCGTCAACAAAATCCTCCACGACCCCATGGTGCAGCTCCGCGCCCAGCGGGACATCGAAGCCCGCAAACGGGCCATGCAGACCCTCCATGTGCTGTTTGACCTTGAGCCTGCCTCTAGCCAAAAGTACAGCTAG
- a CDS encoding cupredoxin domain-containing protein, with protein MVLGSRKPQQTGLGWWKALAWVILGLGVLWTSPAWAVAPTQQPAETVSIHLGTAAGELRFEPDHLTFTAGQRYALVLDNPSPEKHYFTAKDFADALWTQNVKTGGVEVKGAIHELELKPGATATWTMIPQKPGTYELHCSIVGHAEAGMVGQITIQPPA; from the coding sequence ATGGTTTTGGGCAGCAGAAAACCCCAACAGACAGGGCTGGGGTGGTGGAAGGCTCTAGCCTGGGTAATCCTGGGCCTAGGGGTGCTGTGGACGAGTCCGGCCTGGGCCGTGGCCCCCACCCAGCAGCCCGCCGAAACCGTCTCCATTCACCTCGGAACGGCAGCGGGAGAACTACGGTTTGAGCCGGATCATCTCACCTTCACCGCTGGCCAACGCTATGCCCTAGTGCTAGACAACCCCAGCCCCGAAAAGCATTACTTCACGGCCAAGGATTTTGCCGATGCCCTCTGGACGCAGAATGTGAAAACAGGCGGCGTTGAGGTGAAAGGAGCCATCCACGAGCTAGAACTCAAGCCAGGAGCCACCGCCACTTGGACGATGATTCCCCAAAAACCGGGCACCTATGAACTCCACTGCTCCATCGTTGGCCACGCCGAAGCGGGCATGGTGGGGCAAATCACCATTCAGCCCCCCGCCTAG
- the bchI gene encoding magnesium chelatase ATPase subunit I, with protein sequence MSSTAAPSYSSPAPRRAVFPFTAVIGQDDMKLALLLNVIDPKIGGVMIMGDRGTGKSTTIRALADLLPEIDVVADDPFSRSPKDPDVIAERGTTELPIAAKKVPMIDLPLGATEDRVCGTIDIEKALSEGVKAFEPGLLAKANRGILYVDEVNLLDDHLVDVLLDSAASGWNTVEREGISIRHPAQFVLVGSGNPEEGELRPQLLDRFGMHAEIRTVRNPELRVEIVEQRSAFDQDPAGYLAQHEAKQNELQARLVEAQKRLPSVTLEYEDRVRISEVCAELDVDGLRGDIVTNRAAKAIAAYEGRTEVTLNDIRRVIVLCLRHRLRKDPLESIDSGFKVEKVFCKVFGLADPDEAMANGRQPVGVK encoded by the coding sequence GTGAGTTCTACTGCTGCCCCATCCTATTCCTCCCCTGCGCCTCGGCGGGCGGTTTTTCCCTTCACCGCCGTGATTGGCCAAGACGACATGAAGCTGGCCCTGCTGCTCAACGTCATTGACCCCAAAATTGGCGGCGTCATGATCATGGGCGACCGAGGCACCGGAAAATCCACCACCATTCGCGCCCTGGCCGACCTGCTGCCCGAAATTGACGTGGTAGCCGACGATCCCTTCAGTCGGTCGCCCAAGGATCCTGATGTAATTGCTGAGCGGGGCACCACGGAACTGCCCATCGCCGCCAAAAAAGTGCCCATGATCGACCTGCCCCTAGGGGCCACCGAAGACCGGGTCTGCGGCACCATCGACATCGAAAAAGCCCTCTCCGAAGGGGTCAAAGCCTTTGAACCGGGCCTGCTCGCCAAGGCCAACCGGGGCATCCTCTACGTGGATGAAGTCAACCTGCTGGACGATCACCTCGTAGACGTGCTGCTGGACTCCGCCGCCTCCGGCTGGAACACCGTGGAACGGGAAGGCATCTCCATCCGCCACCCGGCCCAGTTTGTGCTGGTGGGTTCTGGCAACCCCGAAGAAGGGGAACTGCGGCCCCAACTGCTCGACCGCTTTGGGATGCACGCCGAAATTCGCACCGTGCGTAACCCCGAACTGCGGGTAGAAATTGTGGAGCAGCGTTCCGCCTTTGACCAAGATCCCGCTGGCTATCTAGCCCAGCATGAGGCCAAGCAAAACGAACTTCAGGCCCGCTTGGTGGAGGCCCAAAAGCGCCTGCCCTCCGTTACCCTGGAGTACGAAGATCGGGTACGCATTTCCGAAGTCTGCGCCGAGCTGGATGTGGACGGTCTGCGGGGCGACATTGTCACCAACCGCGCCGCCAAGGCCATCGCCGCCTACGAAGGCCGCACCGAAGTCACCCTCAACGATATTCGGCGGGTGATTGTGCTATGCCTGCGCCACCGTCTGCGGAAGGATCCCCTCGAAAGCATCGACTCTGGCTTTAAGGTGGAGAAGGTGTTCTGCAAGGTGTTTGGCCTCGCCGACCCCGATGAAGCCATGGCCAACGGTCGCCAACCCGTTGGGGTGAAGTAA
- a CDS encoding AAA family ATPase gives MPPATDDILAHVAEGSAPLLVLVGLPGSGKSTWSAQFLSVRPGFRVVSTDDCRQRLYGDAALQGDWRRVWACVQTEWQQGLEAITQGHLAGILYDATNARRRHRRSALVAARQMGFNPLVLVWIDVPLSVALARNRQRSRQVPDDVIAAMHRSLQGAPPALADGADQVIHIPIPSLEGQA, from the coding sequence GTGCCCCCCGCAACGGACGATATCCTCGCCCATGTAGCGGAGGGATCAGCACCGCTGCTGGTGCTGGTGGGCCTGCCGGGAAGCGGAAAATCTACCTGGTCGGCCCAGTTTTTGTCGGTCCGTCCAGGGTTTCGCGTGGTATCTACCGATGATTGCCGTCAGCGGCTCTATGGTGATGCTGCCCTTCAAGGCGATTGGCGGCGGGTTTGGGCCTGCGTTCAAACCGAGTGGCAGCAGGGGCTTGAGGCCATCACCCAGGGGCACCTAGCGGGGATCCTCTACGATGCCACCAATGCCCGCCGTCGCCACCGTCGCTCTGCCTTGGTGGCCGCTCGGCAAATGGGATTTAACCCCCTTGTGCTGGTGTGGATCGACGTGCCGCTGTCGGTGGCCCTGGCCCGTAATCGTCAGCGGTCTCGCCAGGTGCCCGATGACGTGATCGCCGCCATGCACCGCTCTCTCCAGGGGGCTCCCCCTGCCCTAGCCGACGGGGCCGATCAGGTCATCCATATCCCCATCCCGTCGCTGGAGGGACAAGCCTAG
- a CDS encoding ArnT family glycosyltransferase translates to MASLDPKSSQLSQFQAGMEDWFRSPVWRWGRWWLLAFLVVRIGFWGAAFPNPDEAYYWLWGQRPSFSYYDHPPFHAWIQGLSATLLGRSTWALRLPNLVSNGILAVTFYRIGRYLYGDDGGDRLWLMILLLAASPLFFLFLSMAWHDHWLVTLAVLSSFDFVRFVDSYQADGRGQSRHLYRAALFLGLAGLSKYNALFVGLGFLATLLTQRSLRRLLLDARLYIALGITLLTLSPILIWNWQQGFASFQFYGDRTSGGDGLTLNLLQPLVFLLLCGLILGPIHTWGLWRLGRRWPRVSQNFVRPSLYPVVAGWMFVLSTGTFVALSLVSVALYYWNILAYPLLLPLLADRFYRQDLQPGQNQDEPSHGEISYGKTRFQQRGQDSPPPMRHPRQMAVAQGLGLFAVTVLTFHYTVIPITALFGPADNDSAALFGWDQIAAAVTVQAETLENPLLLTTDYRSAGALAYQLDNPDVLAISGRIDQTDFWYDVEALDGRDAVLLGEDWHPICPAHLAMFERTDLPQIVTIQRLGRPIQTYHLVTGYGFRAREIGSPLDPAYPLAFTTDGERCEPDVP, encoded by the coding sequence ATGGCTTCCTTAGACCCCAAATCATCCCAACTTTCCCAGTTTCAGGCGGGTATGGAGGACTGGTTTCGATCTCCAGTGTGGCGCTGGGGACGCTGGTGGCTGCTGGCGTTTTTGGTGGTACGGATTGGGTTCTGGGGTGCGGCGTTTCCCAACCCCGACGAAGCCTACTACTGGCTGTGGGGGCAGCGACCTAGCTTTTCCTACTACGATCACCCGCCCTTCCATGCTTGGATTCAGGGACTTTCGGCCACCCTGTTGGGGCGTTCGACCTGGGCGCTACGGTTGCCGAACCTGGTGAGCAACGGGATTTTGGCCGTCACCTTTTACCGCATTGGCCGCTACCTCTATGGCGACGATGGCGGAGATCGGCTCTGGCTGATGATCCTGCTGCTGGCCGCATCCCCGCTATTTTTTCTGTTTTTGTCGATGGCGTGGCACGACCACTGGCTTGTCACCTTGGCCGTGCTCAGCAGCTTTGATTTTGTCCGGTTTGTGGATAGCTACCAGGCCGATGGTCGAGGCCAGTCTCGCCATCTGTACCGAGCGGCCCTGTTTTTGGGATTGGCCGGACTCAGCAAATACAACGCCCTGTTTGTGGGCCTGGGCTTTCTGGCGACGCTGTTGACCCAGCGATCCCTGCGGCGGCTGTTGCTCGATGCTCGGCTGTACATCGCCTTGGGCATCACCCTCCTCACCCTGTCCCCGATTTTGATTTGGAACTGGCAGCAGGGGTTTGCCTCCTTTCAGTTCTATGGGGATCGCACCAGCGGCGGTGATGGCCTCACGCTGAACCTCCTACAACCCCTCGTCTTTCTGCTGCTGTGCGGCCTCATCCTCGGCCCCATTCACACCTGGGGCCTGTGGCGATTGGGGCGACGGTGGCCACGGGTGAGCCAAAATTTTGTGCGGCCTTCCCTCTATCCGGTGGTGGCGGGGTGGATGTTTGTCCTTTCAACGGGCACCTTTGTCGCCCTTTCCCTGGTTTCGGTGGCGCTGTATTACTGGAATATCCTGGCCTACCCGCTGCTGCTTCCCCTCTTGGCGGATCGGTTTTACCGTCAGGATTTACAGCCCGGTCAGAATCAGGATGAACCCAGTCACGGAGAAATCAGCTACGGGAAAACAAGGTTTCAACAAAGGGGACAAGATTCGCCACCACCGATGCGACATCCTCGCCAAATGGCCGTAGCGCAGGGATTAGGGCTGTTTGCCGTCACGGTGCTGACGTTTCATTACACCGTCATTCCCATTACCGCCCTGTTTGGGCCAGCCGATAACGACAGTGCCGCCCTGTTTGGCTGGGATCAGATTGCCGCTGCCGTTACCGTCCAGGCCGAAACCCTTGAAAACCCGCTGTTGTTAACGACAGATTATCGCTCCGCTGGGGCTTTGGCCTACCAGTTGGATAACCCTGATGTTCTCGCCATTTCGGGCCGCATTGACCAAACCGACTTTTGGTACGACGTGGAAGCCCTCGACGGTCGGGATGCCGTTTTGCTGGGGGAAGACTGGCACCCCATTTGTCCCGCCCACCTGGCCATGTTTGAACGCACCGATCTGCCCCAAATCGTTACCATTCAGCGCTTGGGTCGCCCGATTCAGACCTATCACCTCGTCACAGGCTACGGCTTTCGGGCCAGGGAAATCGGCTCTCCCCTCGATCCCGCCTATCCCCTCGCCTTTACCACTGATGGCGAACGCTGCGAGCCGGACGTGCCCTGA
- the hslO gene encoding Hsp33 family molecular chaperone HslO has product MADQLIRATAAEGGIRVVGVNTTKLTEVARQRHQLSYVATVALGRTMAAGLLLASSMKRPQSRVNIRVKGDGPIGGVMVDAGLDGTVRGYVGNPAVELPPNAQGKLDVGTAMGHQGHVYVVRDVGYGYPYSSTVELVSGEIGDDLTHYLATSEQTASALVLGVYMGSDGVEAAGGLLLQILPRAAEDLEMITTLEQRLSSLTNFTPLLRANKTLPQIFEDLVGDMGLTLLPESQLVRFHCPCSFDRMLGALKMLGEDELQDMIEKDNGAEATCHFCNEIYQTSSDQLAQLINDLRQDRQEVSR; this is encoded by the coding sequence ATGGCAGACCAATTGATTCGCGCCACCGCCGCCGAGGGAGGCATCCGAGTGGTTGGCGTGAACACCACGAAACTCACCGAAGTCGCTCGCCAACGTCACCAACTGTCCTACGTTGCCACGGTGGCGCTAGGGCGTACGATGGCCGCTGGGTTGCTGCTGGCTTCCAGCATGAAGCGGCCCCAATCCCGCGTCAACATTCGCGTTAAAGGGGATGGCCCCATCGGCGGCGTCATGGTGGATGCAGGGCTGGACGGCACCGTGCGCGGCTATGTGGGCAATCCTGCGGTGGAATTGCCGCCCAATGCCCAAGGGAAACTGGATGTCGGTACCGCCATGGGCCATCAAGGCCACGTCTACGTGGTGCGCGACGTGGGCTATGGCTACCCCTACTCCAGCACCGTAGAACTGGTTTCCGGCGAAATTGGCGACGACCTCACCCACTACCTCGCCACCTCCGAGCAGACGGCCTCGGCCCTGGTTTTGGGTGTCTATATGGGCAGCGATGGCGTCGAAGCTGCTGGGGGGCTGCTGCTGCAAATCCTGCCCCGCGCCGCCGAAGACCTAGAGATGATTACCACCCTAGAACAGCGCCTCTCTAGCCTGACCAACTTTACCCCCCTACTGAGGGCCAACAAAACCCTGCCCCAAATTTTTGAAGACCTGGTGGGCGACATGGGGCTCACCCTCTTGCCCGAAAGCCAACTGGTGCGCTTCCACTGCCCCTGTTCCTTTGATCGGATGCTGGGTGCCCTCAAAATGCTAGGGGAAGACGAGCTGCAAGACATGATTGAGAAGGACAATGGTGCTGAAGCCACCTGCCACTTTTGCAATGAAATCTATCAAACTAGCAGCGACCAACTGGCACAACTCATCAACGATCTACGCCAGGATCGCCAGGAAGTCAGTCGGTAG
- the ruvC gene encoding crossover junction endodeoxyribonuclease RuvC: MTRILGIDPGLATLGFGVIDTPSQGAESAVTVIDFGVISTPAKTPVGERLCTIYDDLHSLIDQFQPDQVVIEKFFFYRMGNTILVAQARGVVMLVLAQYQLTPTEFTPAQVKQALTGYGNADKAEVQEAVARELNLDKIPRPDDAADALALALAGWFQQVG, encoded by the coding sequence GTGACCCGCATTTTGGGCATCGATCCTGGCTTGGCCACCCTGGGCTTTGGGGTTATCGACACTCCCTCCCAGGGGGCCGAGTCAGCGGTGACGGTGATTGATTTCGGCGTGATTTCCACTCCGGCTAAAACCCCGGTGGGCGAACGCCTTTGCACCATTTACGACGATCTCCATAGCCTGATCGACCAGTTTCAGCCCGATCAGGTGGTCATCGAGAAATTCTTCTTCTACCGCATGGGCAACACGATTTTGGTGGCCCAGGCGCGGGGTGTGGTGATGCTCGTCCTCGCCCAATACCAGTTGACGCCGACCGAGTTTACCCCCGCCCAGGTCAAGCAAGCCCTGACCGGATACGGCAACGCCGACAAGGCCGAAGTCCAAGAGGCCGTAGCCCGTGAACTCAACCTCGATAAAATTCCTCGCCCCGACGATGCTGCCGATGCCCTCGCCCTCGCCCTCGCAGGATGGTTTCAACAGGTGGGCTAG
- a CDS encoding DUF561 domain-containing protein, whose translation MRSDLQQALANQTALKIISGLTNFNAAHVVDIVKAADQGGATFVDIAADAELVRLAKAATTLPICVSAVEPEAFLAAVAAGADLIEIGNFDAFYAQGRRFEAPEVLDLTRRTRALLPEITLSVTVPHILALDEQVALAEALVAAGADIIQTEGGTSSQPTHPGTLGLIEKAAPTLAAAYEISRAVSVPVLCASGLSDVTAPMAIAAGAAGVGVGSAVNKMDNPLAMIAVVRKLAESLQVARIAARA comes from the coding sequence ATGCGTTCTGACCTACAACAGGCTTTGGCCAACCAAACCGCCCTCAAAATCATCAGCGGCCTCACCAACTTCAACGCCGCCCATGTGGTGGATATTGTGAAAGCGGCTGACCAAGGCGGGGCCACCTTCGTAGATATCGCAGCCGATGCGGAACTGGTGCGCTTGGCCAAAGCCGCCACCACCCTCCCCATCTGCGTCTCTGCGGTGGAACCCGAAGCGTTCCTGGCTGCTGTGGCCGCTGGGGCAGACCTGATCGAAATCGGTAACTTCGATGCCTTCTACGCCCAAGGTCGCCGTTTCGAGGCTCCCGAAGTGCTCGACCTCACCCGCCGCACCCGTGCCCTGCTGCCGGAAATCACCCTCTCCGTCACCGTGCCCCACATTCTGGCGCTGGATGAGCAAGTGGCCCTAGCCGAAGCCCTGGTCGCCGCTGGTGCAGACATCATCCAAACCGAAGGCGGCACCAGCAGCCAGCCCACCCACCCCGGCACCCTGGGCCTAATCGAAAAAGCAGCTCCCACTCTGGCCGCGGCCTACGAAATCTCCCGTGCCGTGTCCGTGCCCGTCCTCTGCGCCTCTGGCCTGTCCGATGTGACCGCACCGATGGCCATTGCCGCCGGGGCCGCTGGCGTGGGCGTGGGTTCCGCCGTTAACAAGATGGATAACCCCCTTGCCATGATCGCCGTGGTTCGCAAGCTGGCCGAAAGCCTGCAAGTCGCTCGGATCGCCGCCCGCGCCTAG